GCCAGTAACCTGCAACAGTGCCTTTTCCCGGTTGTTTTCCCGGATATCAAAGGATTTTCTTTTTATCTAAAATTTAAGCCTGTTGAAAAAATAAGTGGTGATTTTTTTGATTTTATAATTCATGATGAAAATCATTTCTCATTTATCTTTGCTGATGTTTCTGGGCATGGGGTACCGGCTGCTCTTTACTCAGCAATCGTAAAGACTGCCATAACGACATTTGTCAATGTAACAAAGTCACCATCGGATATATTAAAAGAAATGAATCAGTTTTTAATACAGACGCAAAAAATGATGAGCTACAATTATGCAACCATATTCTTTGCACATTTTGATTTAGCAAAATCCTGTATTGAATATGTAAATGCTGGCCTGCCTTCACCCATTGTGATGCATCCGGATGGGCACATAATCAGGATGGAAACAACCGGTCCTTTCGTTGGCATATTTGATACTTCCCTGTATACAACCAAAAAAATTGAATTGCTTCCTGGTGATAAATTACTTTTCTTTTCAGATGGTGCCTTTGAGTGCCCTGACCGAGTTGATAGAATCCTGGGAGAAAAACGGTTCCAAGAGTTAATTGATGAGCATAAAGATCTGGAAATACCAGAACTAATAGAATTTTTATTTGATAAAATTCAGGATTTTTGTGGAGTTGATCGTTTTGTAGATGATGTAACCATGTTAGGGATGAAATTTAATGCGCACTGATTAATTATTGCACTTTTGCAAATAAATAATAGTACTTATATAGCATAAAGATAACACGTGTTTACTAGAACATGAAAATAAATATGTAGTAAATAAAATGGAGGATTTCATGAGAAAAGTCATGTTTATATATTTTGTGCTTATTATGACTATTTTGTTATCAGTACCTTGTGTTTATGCATTAGAGATTAGCTTTGTTGTTGGGGATGTCATTGTTGAACGTAATGGAAAAGAGGAACTTGCAGTAGTGGGAATGAAGTTATTGCAGGGGGATGTAGTTGTAACAAA
Above is a genomic segment from Spirochaetota bacterium containing:
- a CDS encoding fused response regulator/phosphatase, with the protein product LENDYKVYNYYTAEDALKSGVIGSADIIITDVNLPGINGLEFIHKVHEIDENVPIIVITAYNDIEVAISALKAGAFDFILKPFKNDQITLAVQRAYERHKLIKENIKLVEELKLKNQELEKLYAQLQARSIQIENELDIASNLQQCLFPVVFPDIKGFSFYLKFKPVEKISGDFFDFIIHDENHFSFIFADVSGHGVPAALYSAIVKTAITTFVNVTKSPSDILKEMNQFLIQTQKMMSYNYATIFFAHFDLAKSCIEYVNAGLPSPIVMHPDGHIIRMETTGPFVGIFDTSLYTTKKIELLPGDKLLFFSDGAFECPDRVDRILGEKRFQELIDEHKDLEIPELIEFLFDKIQDFCGVDRFVDDVTMLGMKFNAH